The Salinispora tropica CNB-440 genome has a window encoding:
- a CDS encoding glutamine synthetase family protein, with amino-acid sequence MTMSRTWSLPDNDSGVGRPSFVAEFGLWNDEQIAAAEKVEAALDDVDLVRVVFGDPHGLARSKTVPAHVFRTVLRNGLDFSPGPFLFDTGHAVAVDFLADPGVGVGELLGAGDFVLVPDPRTFQVLPRGQRRTAWVVGDEYLRDGSPHPLATRHLLHRVCARYAERDLAPVIGLEVEWYLTRLVAGPVGNAGNGFGRQGPAPAVAAMNPGYQFNLDSYYDAVADIADPLAAMLMALGLPLRTIEHESGPGQLETTFDPMLALAAADAMLLFRTQVKQECRRRGYHASFMTLPGLEGFDPSGWHLHQSVVDTTTNRNLFAPDDGTTGPLSVAGEAYVRGLLAHAREFCLLSVPTVNGYHRLAPRFPLSPTSANWREEDRSAMIRVFNAGSATHVENRIGEPCANPYLVIAAQLHAGLAGLDSADAVPAGAQAAALPASFDAALAAFRESSRAEELLGTPLKTCLQKLKESEASRFRAWCATEHPATDSVTEWEHREYFGVF; translated from the coding sequence ATGACGATGTCCAGGACCTGGTCCCTGCCCGACAACGACAGCGGCGTCGGACGGCCCTCGTTCGTGGCCGAGTTCGGCCTCTGGAACGACGAACAGATCGCCGCTGCCGAGAAGGTCGAGGCCGCGCTCGATGATGTCGACCTGGTACGGGTCGTCTTCGGTGATCCACACGGGTTGGCCCGCTCCAAGACCGTGCCGGCGCACGTCTTCCGTACCGTGCTGCGCAATGGTCTGGACTTCAGCCCCGGGCCGTTCCTCTTCGACACCGGCCACGCCGTCGCGGTGGACTTCCTCGCCGACCCCGGCGTCGGGGTCGGCGAACTACTCGGCGCTGGCGACTTCGTCCTGGTCCCGGATCCACGGACGTTCCAGGTACTGCCTCGCGGGCAACGACGAACCGCGTGGGTCGTCGGCGACGAGTACCTCCGGGACGGCTCGCCACACCCACTGGCCACCCGTCACCTCCTGCACCGGGTCTGCGCCCGCTACGCCGAACGCGATCTGGCGCCCGTGATTGGGCTTGAGGTCGAGTGGTACCTGACCCGCCTGGTCGCCGGGCCGGTGGGCAACGCGGGCAACGGGTTCGGCCGGCAGGGGCCGGCCCCGGCGGTGGCGGCGATGAACCCCGGATACCAGTTCAACCTGGACAGCTACTACGACGCCGTGGCCGACATCGCGGACCCGCTGGCGGCCATGCTCATGGCACTCGGCCTGCCGTTGCGCACCATCGAACACGAATCCGGGCCGGGGCAGTTGGAGACGACTTTCGACCCGATGCTGGCGCTGGCGGCGGCGGACGCCATGCTGCTGTTCCGCACCCAGGTCAAGCAGGAGTGCCGACGCCGCGGCTACCACGCGTCGTTCATGACCCTCCCCGGGCTGGAGGGGTTCGATCCGAGCGGCTGGCACCTGCATCAGTCGGTCGTCGACACGACGACGAACCGCAACCTGTTCGCGCCGGACGACGGCACGACGGGCCCGCTCTCTGTCGCGGGTGAGGCCTACGTACGGGGGCTGCTGGCCCACGCACGCGAGTTCTGCCTGTTGTCCGTCCCGACCGTCAACGGCTACCACCGGCTGGCGCCGCGGTTCCCGCTCTCCCCCACCTCCGCCAACTGGCGCGAGGAAGACCGCAGCGCCATGATCCGGGTGTTCAACGCCGGCAGCGCAACCCACGTCGAGAACCGGATCGGGGAACCATGCGCAAACCCGTACCTGGTCATCGCCGCGCAGCTACACGCGGGCCTGGCCGGGCTGGACTCGGCTGACGCCGTGCCCGCTGGTGCGCAGGCCGCGGCGCTGCCGGCCTCCTTTGACGCGGCGCTGGCGGCGTTCCGCGAGAGCAGCCGGGCGGAGGAGTTGCTCGGCACGCCACTGAAGACCTGCCTGCAGAAGCTCAAGGAGAGCGAGGCGTCCCGGTTCCGCGCCTGGTGCGCGACGGAGCACCCGGCAACCGACTCCGTCACCGAGTGGGAGCACCGCGAGTACTTCGGGGTCTTCTGA
- a CDS encoding FAD-dependent monooxygenase: MDTDVIVIGAGPTGLMLAAELRLGGASVIVIERRNERSWESRGIGFTARAAEVFAQRGLLERLENTEITRQGHFGGIPLDFGVLEDSHFGVRGAPQFTVEEMLENRALELGATLRRGHELIELSDTGDHITATVQGPDGRVEYSAHYLVGCDGGRSTVRKLAGFDFPGQDATCEMYLADVTGCDIRPRMIGELRPNGMVMAGALGEGYSRIIVCETGTPPDRDRKVTFVDVADAWQRLTGESIHHGAARWVSRFTDATRQVTEYQRGRVLLAGDAAHIHLPAGGQGMSIGVQDAVNLGWKLAATVRGTADAGLLDTYHHERHPVGARVLRNTRAQGILNLSGNSVEPLRAVVAELIALPVVARHLSGMVSGLDIRHAPEEDAAPLVGVRIPDRELELVGGGRDRVARLLQAARGVLITTADSAVTARLAAAWSDRVDLVRVRHMPAGLGADGPPLESVLVRPDGYLAWVAPGGGELVDALRRWFGAARPTGDTPDADRLARAH; this comes from the coding sequence ATGGACACGGACGTCATCGTCATCGGAGCCGGACCCACCGGACTGATGCTCGCGGCCGAACTCCGGCTCGGCGGCGCGAGCGTCATCGTCATCGAACGGCGTAACGAGCGGAGCTGGGAGTCCCGCGGCATCGGATTCACGGCGCGGGCGGCGGAGGTCTTCGCGCAGCGAGGACTGCTGGAGCGGCTGGAGAACACCGAGATAACCCGGCAGGGACACTTCGGAGGCATTCCGCTTGACTTCGGGGTGCTCGAGGACTCGCACTTCGGCGTACGCGGCGCGCCACAGTTCACGGTCGAGGAGATGCTGGAGAACCGAGCGTTGGAGCTCGGGGCGACCCTACGCCGGGGGCACGAGCTGATCGAGCTGAGTGATACCGGCGATCACATCACGGCGACCGTGCAGGGCCCGGACGGCCGGGTCGAATACTCGGCCCACTACCTGGTTGGTTGCGACGGCGGTCGGAGCACCGTACGCAAGCTCGCCGGTTTTGACTTCCCTGGCCAGGATGCGACCTGCGAGATGTACCTGGCGGACGTGACCGGCTGTGACATCCGGCCGCGGATGATCGGCGAGCTGCGTCCAAACGGCATGGTCATGGCGGGGGCGCTCGGCGAGGGCTACTCCCGCATCATCGTCTGCGAGACCGGCACCCCACCGGACCGTGACCGGAAGGTCACCTTCGTAGACGTGGCGGACGCCTGGCAGCGGTTGACCGGCGAGTCCATCCATCACGGCGCGGCGCGCTGGGTCAGCCGATTCACCGACGCTACCCGCCAGGTTACGGAGTACCAGCGGGGGCGGGTGCTGCTGGCCGGTGACGCCGCACACATTCACCTGCCCGCCGGCGGACAGGGGATGAGCATCGGTGTGCAGGACGCGGTCAACCTTGGTTGGAAGCTGGCGGCCACGGTCCGCGGCACAGCGGACGCCGGGTTGCTCGACACCTATCACCACGAGCGGCATCCGGTAGGGGCCCGGGTCCTGCGCAACACCCGCGCCCAGGGCATCCTCAACCTCAGCGGGAACTCGGTCGAGCCGCTGCGGGCCGTGGTGGCCGAGCTCATCGCGCTCCCGGTGGTGGCGCGGCACCTCTCCGGCATGGTGAGCGGACTCGACATTCGACACGCCCCGGAGGAGGACGCCGCACCGCTGGTCGGTGTGCGGATTCCGGACCGCGAACTGGAGTTGGTCGGGGGCGGCCGAGACCGGGTCGCCCGGCTGCTGCAGGCGGCGCGTGGTGTCCTGATCACCACTGCGGACTCTGCGGTGACGGCCCGACTGGCCGCCGCCTGGTCCGACCGGGTCGACCTGGTACGCGTGCGACACATGCCAGCCGGCCTGGGTGCCGACGGCCCACCCCTGGAATCGGTGCTGGTCCGACCGGACGGCTACCTCGCCTGGGTGGCGCCGGGCGGAGGCGAGTTGGTCGACGCCCTGCGGCGTTGGTTCGGCGCGGCCCGCCCCACCGGTGACACCCCGGACGCGGACCGCCTCGCGCGCGCCCACTAG
- a CDS encoding FAD-dependent monooxygenase: MPDFDADVIIVGAGPTGLMLAGELRLAGVEALVLDRLTEPTKQSRALGFSARTIEEFDQRGLLPRFGELQTIPFGHFGGLPLNYQVVPGGSYGARGKPQSLTEGILTGWATEQGAALRRGYEVTGLREIDGGVELDVDTPAGSKRLRARYVAGCDGGRSTVRKLAGVDFPGTDATIEMWFADVAGCALRPRFSGERVPGGMVMVLPLGPEVNRVVVYERGVTRQGEGAPSFEAIAAAWNRLTGEDISGGKPLWTSWTTDASRQAAEYRRGRVFLLGDAAHIHLPVGAQGMSAGIGDAVNLGWKLGAAINGHVPDGLLDTYHTERHPVAARILTNTLAQRILYLGGDELDPMRAVMTELLAYEEAQKLLVGMVTGLDIRYDVGADDHPLLGRRLPDTELTGDFGSAGAAQAFSFLHSGRGVVLDLADDAELRAVAAPWKDRVDVVTASSRPAGALAEVNAALVRPDGYIAWARSGTADGTGLPEALIRWFGRP; encoded by the coding sequence ATGCCAGACTTTGACGCAGATGTCATTATTGTCGGGGCCGGCCCCACCGGGCTCATGCTCGCCGGTGAACTGCGCCTTGCCGGCGTCGAGGCCCTCGTGCTGGACCGGCTCACCGAGCCGACGAAGCAGTCTCGAGCGCTTGGCTTCTCGGCCCGGACGATCGAGGAGTTCGACCAGCGCGGACTGTTGCCCCGCTTCGGTGAGCTACAGACCATCCCGTTCGGCCACTTCGGTGGGCTGCCGCTGAACTATCAGGTGGTGCCGGGGGGCTCGTACGGGGCCCGGGGCAAACCGCAGTCCCTCACGGAGGGGATCCTGACGGGCTGGGCCACCGAACAGGGCGCTGCCCTCCGCCGTGGTTACGAGGTGACCGGGCTGCGGGAGATCGACGGGGGCGTCGAGCTGGACGTGGACACGCCGGCGGGCTCCAAGCGCCTGCGGGCCCGGTACGTGGCCGGCTGCGACGGTGGCCGCAGCACCGTACGGAAGCTGGCCGGAGTGGACTTCCCGGGCACCGACGCCACGATCGAGATGTGGTTCGCCGACGTGGCGGGCTGCGCGCTGCGGCCCCGATTCTCCGGGGAACGCGTACCCGGCGGAATGGTCATGGTGCTTCCGCTGGGCCCGGAGGTCAACCGGGTGGTGGTCTACGAACGCGGCGTGACCCGGCAAGGCGAAGGGGCGCCGAGCTTCGAGGCGATCGCCGCAGCGTGGAATCGGCTGACCGGTGAGGACATCAGCGGGGGGAAGCCGCTGTGGACCAGCTGGACCACCGACGCCAGCCGCCAGGCGGCGGAGTATCGGCGCGGACGGGTGTTCCTGCTCGGTGACGCGGCCCACATCCACCTGCCGGTTGGTGCGCAGGGGATGAGCGCGGGCATCGGCGACGCCGTCAATCTGGGCTGGAAGCTCGGCGCGGCGATCAATGGTCACGTTCCGGACGGCCTACTGGACACCTACCACACCGAGCGGCACCCGGTCGCCGCCCGGATCCTGACCAACACCCTCGCGCAGCGCATTCTGTATCTGGGCGGCGACGAACTGGACCCGATGCGGGCGGTGATGACCGAGTTGCTCGCCTACGAGGAGGCCCAGAAGCTGCTGGTGGGCATGGTTACCGGGCTGGACATCCGCTACGACGTGGGGGCCGACGACCATCCGTTGCTCGGCCGGCGGCTGCCCGACACCGAACTCACCGGTGACTTCGGGTCGGCCGGCGCGGCCCAGGCCTTCAGCTTCCTACACAGCGGCCGAGGCGTCGTCCTCGACCTGGCCGACGATGCCGAGCTGCGCGCCGTAGCCGCGCCCTGGAAGGACCGGGTTGACGTGGTCACCGCGTCGTCGCGGCCCGCCGGTGCGCTGGCGGAGGTCAACGCCGCGTTGGTGCGGCCGGACGGCTACATCGCGTGGGCCCGTTCCGGCACGGCGGACGGCACCGGCCTGCCGGAGGCCCTCATCCGGTGGTTTGGACGGCCCTGA
- a CDS encoding DUF3050 domain-containing protein, with amino-acid sequence MPRYDWGESTPAIDMLKDAIEPARQKVLGHPVYGQLDSVDAVVTFMEHHVYAVWDFMSLLKSLQRQLTCVEVPWVPSGQRSSSRLINDITLVEESDELGDGFISHFELYVDGMRQAGADTSGIESFISLLRAGMPVPAAITQAGVPGPAAEFIGTTWKFIEDAPVHCQAAAFAFGREDLIPAMFDQVAALNAGVGVLSTFVDYLRRHIQVDSEEHTPMAMQMLADLCGDDKDRWEQCKDTINTAMAARTQLWDGISAQLRRSAH; translated from the coding sequence ATGCCACGGTACGACTGGGGCGAATCGACCCCGGCAATCGACATGCTCAAGGACGCCATCGAGCCGGCCCGGCAGAAGGTGCTTGGCCACCCGGTGTACGGGCAACTGGACAGCGTTGACGCGGTGGTCACCTTCATGGAGCACCACGTCTACGCGGTCTGGGACTTCATGTCCCTACTCAAGTCCCTGCAACGGCAGCTCACCTGCGTCGAGGTGCCCTGGGTGCCGTCGGGACAGCGCAGCAGCAGCCGGCTGATCAACGACATCACCCTGGTCGAGGAGAGCGACGAGCTGGGCGACGGCTTCATCAGCCACTTCGAACTGTACGTGGACGGCATGCGCCAGGCCGGAGCCGACACCAGCGGTATCGAGTCCTTCATCAGCCTGCTGCGCGCCGGGATGCCGGTCCCCGCGGCGATCACCCAGGCCGGCGTCCCCGGGCCGGCGGCCGAGTTCATCGGCACCACCTGGAAGTTCATCGAGGACGCCCCGGTGCACTGCCAGGCCGCGGCGTTCGCGTTCGGCCGGGAGGACCTGATCCCGGCGATGTTCGACCAGGTCGCCGCGCTCAACGCCGGAGTCGGTGTGCTCTCCACCTTCGTTGACTACCTCCGGCGGCACATCCAGGTGGACAGCGAGGAGCACACGCCGATGGCGATGCAGATGCTCGCCGACCTGTGTGGGGACGACAAGGACCGGTGGGAGCAGTGCAAGGACACCATCAACACCGCCATGGCCGCGCGGACCCAGCTGTGGGACGGCATCTCCGCGCAGCTCCGGCGGTCCGCCCATTGA
- a CDS encoding aromatase/cyclase: MNVTTDTVHETEHQVVVDAPAERVYAMIEEVGRWPEVFPPTVHAECLERDGEDELVRIWATANGAAKTWTSRRRHDRERWTVSFRQERSQHPVGGMGGAWVIEPISGSACRVRLLHDFFAASDDPDDLAWIRRAVDRNSTSELAALKTAAELAAADQRFSFDDTVPVTGSAAEVYDFLNDARRWPLRLPHVARVVLGEETPGLQVLEMDTRTKDGSVHTTCSVRVCEPHHGIVYKQVVLPALLTLHVGRWLIEEQGPGRVLVTSRHTVRINTARIAEVLGPKADLPAAREFVRSALGANSLTTLRAAKAYAESAGSGRVVP, encoded by the coding sequence GTGAACGTGACCACCGATACGGTGCACGAGACGGAGCATCAGGTCGTCGTCGACGCACCCGCCGAGCGGGTGTACGCGATGATCGAGGAGGTCGGCCGGTGGCCGGAGGTGTTCCCGCCGACGGTCCACGCCGAGTGCCTTGAACGTGACGGCGAGGACGAGCTGGTTCGGATCTGGGCGACCGCCAACGGCGCCGCCAAGACGTGGACCTCTCGCCGACGGCACGACCGGGAGCGGTGGACCGTCTCCTTCCGGCAGGAGCGCTCGCAGCATCCGGTCGGCGGCATGGGCGGGGCGTGGGTGATCGAGCCGATCTCCGGCTCCGCCTGTCGGGTGCGGCTACTGCATGACTTCTTCGCGGCCAGCGACGACCCAGACGATCTGGCCTGGATCCGGCGAGCAGTGGATCGCAACAGCACGTCGGAGCTGGCGGCGCTCAAGACGGCTGCGGAGCTCGCCGCCGCCGACCAGCGCTTCTCCTTCGACGACACCGTGCCGGTCACCGGCAGTGCCGCGGAGGTCTACGACTTTCTCAATGACGCCCGTCGATGGCCGTTGCGGCTCCCGCACGTCGCTCGGGTGGTGCTGGGGGAGGAGACACCGGGGCTTCAGGTGCTGGAGATGGATACCCGAACCAAGGACGGGTCGGTGCACACGACGTGCTCTGTCCGGGTGTGCGAGCCACACCACGGCATCGTCTACAAACAGGTCGTCCTGCCCGCCCTGTTGACGCTGCACGTCGGTCGGTGGTTGATCGAGGAGCAGGGCCCGGGGCGGGTGCTGGTCACCTCCCGGCACACCGTGCGAATCAATACCGCGCGGATCGCCGAGGTCCTCGGGCCAAAGGCCGACCTGCCGGCTGCCCGGGAGTTCGTCCGTAGCGCCCTCGGCGCCAACAGCCTGACGACCCTGCGGGCCGCAAAGGCGTACGCCGAGAGCGCTGGTAGCGGACGTGTAGTGCCGTGA
- a CDS encoding SDR family NAD(P)-dependent oxidoreductase, whose protein sequence is MAENEQRVALVTGGTSGIGLAVAETLARRGLRVFLCARTPEAVEETVGKLRADGYPADGVVADVRLQADVERLVGVVVQRYGHVDVLVNNAGRSGGGVTATIADELWYDVIETNLNSVFRVTREVLRSGRLLERGWGRIISIASTGGKQGVVLAAPYSASKHGVVGFTKALGLELAKTGVTVNAVCPGYVETPMAQRVRQGYAAHFETTEAAILERFQAKIPLGRYSTPEEVAGLVGYLVSDLAAPITAQAINVCGGLGNY, encoded by the coding sequence ATGGCAGAGAACGAACAGCGAGTAGCGCTGGTCACCGGTGGAACCAGTGGAATCGGCTTGGCGGTCGCGGAGACGCTCGCCCGCCGCGGCCTCAGGGTCTTTCTCTGCGCGCGAACTCCGGAGGCCGTCGAGGAGACGGTCGGCAAGCTACGGGCCGACGGCTACCCGGCCGACGGTGTCGTCGCGGATGTCCGGCTCCAGGCCGATGTCGAGCGTCTCGTGGGCGTCGTCGTCCAGCGGTACGGACACGTTGATGTCCTGGTGAACAACGCCGGGCGCAGCGGCGGCGGGGTGACCGCCACCATCGCCGACGAGCTCTGGTACGACGTCATCGAGACCAACCTGAACAGCGTCTTCCGGGTCACCCGCGAGGTACTCCGGTCGGGACGGCTGCTGGAGCGCGGTTGGGGACGAATCATCAGCATCGCGTCGACCGGGGGCAAGCAGGGGGTGGTGCTCGCCGCGCCCTACTCCGCGTCCAAGCACGGAGTGGTCGGCTTCACCAAGGCGCTGGGGCTGGAGCTAGCGAAGACCGGGGTCACCGTCAACGCGGTCTGCCCCGGCTACGTCGAGACGCCGATGGCGCAACGGGTACGGCAAGGGTACGCCGCCCACTTCGAGACGACCGAAGCGGCGATCCTGGAGCGATTCCAGGCGAAGATACCGCTGGGCCGCTACTCCACCCCCGAGGAGGTAGCCGGACTTGTCGGATACCTGGTCAGCGATCTTGCCGCGCCGATCACCGCGCAGGCGATCAACGTCTGTGGCGGTCTCGGAAACTACTGA
- a CDS encoding FAD-dependent monooxygenase produces MTVTPVVIVGAGPVGLLLAVELGRARVPVVVVERLADPMTESRAGQLSTLTAELLHERGLHALLAEAGHEPRAHFAGLGFDLSGLDSAYRGNWKVPQYRTEAVLGEHARRRGVTVLRGHELTGLTAGSDHVVCQFRGPTGRQRLKAGFVVGCDGSGSTVRRLWDFPVSATAATRELLRADVTGLRIRDRRFERRPAGLAVAATRAGVTRVMVHVAGQPVTARAGRPEFGEVVRAWAAVTGEDLSGGTPVWLDAFDNSRGQVGAYRRGRVLLAGDAAHWHLPIGGQALNVGLQDAVNLGWKLAAAVHSWAAPGLLDSYHDERHPVAARVLDHVTAQETLLLGGAEVEPLRAILAELVGLRPVRDHLAETAANLSDRCGPPGPPPIGRRATNLRLRTDSGPLPMAGTEPVIVRLSSGADSPHRTTVRTVHATYDGAPPLEATALLLRPDGYVAWAGDDEEGLEQAIEKLLWVEGRKGNARL; encoded by the coding sequence GTGACGGTCACCCCGGTCGTCATCGTCGGTGCCGGCCCGGTCGGGCTCCTGCTCGCAGTCGAGCTGGGCCGGGCCCGGGTACCGGTCGTCGTCGTGGAACGGCTGGCCGACCCGATGACCGAGTCGCGGGCGGGCCAGCTCTCCACGCTCACCGCCGAGCTGCTGCACGAGCGGGGGTTGCACGCGCTGCTTGCCGAGGCCGGGCACGAGCCGCGGGCCCACTTCGCGGGCCTGGGATTCGACCTGTCGGGGCTGGACAGCGCGTACCGGGGCAACTGGAAGGTACCCCAGTACCGGACCGAGGCCGTGCTCGGTGAGCACGCCCGGCGCCGGGGCGTGACGGTGCTGCGGGGGCACGAACTGACCGGACTCACCGCCGGGTCCGACCACGTGGTCTGCCAGTTCCGGGGGCCCACGGGTCGGCAGCGCCTGAAGGCGGGGTTCGTGGTCGGCTGCGACGGATCGGGCAGCACCGTACGCCGGCTGTGGGACTTCCCGGTGTCGGCTACCGCGGCGACGAGAGAGTTGCTGCGGGCGGACGTGACCGGACTTCGGATCCGCGACCGGAGGTTCGAGCGGCGGCCCGCGGGGCTCGCGGTCGCGGCGACCCGAGCCGGTGTCACTCGGGTGATGGTGCATGTGGCCGGTCAGCCGGTAACCGCGCGGGCGGGGCGGCCGGAGTTCGGTGAGGTCGTCCGGGCTTGGGCGGCAGTGACCGGCGAGGACCTCTCCGGGGGCACGCCGGTCTGGCTGGATGCGTTCGACAACTCCCGGGGTCAGGTCGGCGCGTATCGACGGGGTCGGGTTTTGCTGGCCGGGGACGCCGCCCACTGGCACCTTCCGATCGGTGGCCAGGCGCTCAACGTCGGACTCCAGGACGCGGTGAACCTGGGCTGGAAGCTGGCCGCGGCGGTGCACAGCTGGGCCGCGCCCGGACTCCTCGACAGCTATCACGACGAGCGGCACCCGGTCGCGGCGCGGGTGCTGGATCACGTTACCGCGCAGGAGACGCTGCTGCTGGGGGGCGCTGAGGTCGAGCCGTTGCGGGCGATCCTGGCTGAGCTCGTCGGCCTGCGGCCGGTGCGTGATCATCTGGCCGAGACCGCCGCCAATCTGAGTGACCGGTGTGGCCCACCCGGTCCACCGCCGATCGGGCGGCGGGCTACGAATCTGCGGTTGCGGACCGATTCGGGTCCGCTTCCGATGGCGGGCACCGAGCCCGTCATTGTCCGGCTCAGTTCGGGTGCGGACAGTCCCCACCGCACCACGGTGCGGACGGTTCACGCGACTTACGACGGTGCTCCTCCACTGGAGGCCACCGCCCTCCTGCTGCGCCCCGACGGCTATGTCGCCTGGGCCGGTGACGACGAGGAGGGCCTGGAACAGGCAATCGAGAAGCTGTTGTGGGTGGAAGGTAGGAAGGGAAATGCCAGACTTTGA
- a CDS encoding methyltransferase yields MVRDNSAAYLLLDLIQGSVITQAISVAAKLGVADVLAAGPLPAEEIAKRVGSDPEATYRLLRTLSGCSVFALRPDGRFALTPMGEALRDDAPDSMRGIAMLMGHPLLWEEWGQLIESVRTGEANLPKLRGMGAFEFLMANPAYAAEFFQGMGSLSGAETTPVLAAYDFSRFRTVVDVVGGRGALLAGILAQTDGSRGILFDNEVATADAPAVFASAGVGDRVTIEHGGQFDKLPAGADAYVLKHVLHDFPEPACRQLLHNVREAIAPDGTMLVIEYVLEERNERHIGKIIDLWLLLLLGAKERTRSQYTELFAEAGLKVNRVIPTASPVSIIEAVPV; encoded by the coding sequence GTGGTGCGGGACAATTCCGCCGCCTACCTGTTACTTGATCTGATCCAGGGCTCGGTGATCACTCAGGCGATCTCGGTCGCGGCCAAGCTCGGCGTCGCCGATGTTCTCGCCGCCGGCCCGTTGCCGGCTGAGGAGATTGCCAAACGCGTGGGCTCCGATCCGGAGGCGACATATCGGCTGCTGCGAACGCTCTCCGGCTGCTCGGTGTTCGCACTGCGACCGGATGGCCGCTTCGCGCTCACCCCGATGGGCGAGGCGCTGCGCGATGATGCGCCGGACTCCATGCGGGGCATAGCGATGCTCATGGGGCACCCCCTGCTCTGGGAAGAGTGGGGGCAGCTGATCGAGTCGGTGCGCACCGGCGAGGCCAACCTGCCGAAGCTGCGGGGCATGGGTGCCTTTGAATTCCTGATGGCGAACCCGGCGTACGCGGCCGAGTTCTTTCAGGGCATGGGGAGCCTCTCCGGTGCAGAGACCACCCCGGTGCTGGCCGCCTACGACTTCTCGCGGTTCCGTACCGTGGTGGATGTCGTCGGTGGGCGCGGCGCGCTGCTGGCCGGCATCCTCGCCCAGACGGACGGCTCCCGCGGCATCCTGTTTGACAACGAGGTCGCCACCGCGGACGCGCCAGCGGTCTTCGCCTCGGCCGGCGTCGGTGACCGCGTGACGATCGAGCACGGCGGCCAGTTCGACAAGCTGCCGGCCGGTGCCGACGCCTACGTGCTCAAGCACGTCCTGCACGACTTCCCGGAACCTGCCTGTCGGCAGCTGCTGCACAACGTGCGGGAGGCGATCGCTCCAGACGGGACCATGCTTGTGATCGAGTATGTGCTCGAGGAGAGAAACGAGCGCCACATCGGCAAGATCATAGATCTGTGGCTCCTGCTTCTGCTCGGCGCCAAGGAGCGCACCCGGTCCCAGTACACCGAGCTGTTCGCCGAGGCCGGCCTGAAGGTCAACCGGGTCATCCCGACCGCCTCACCGGTCTCCATCATCGAGGCGGTTCCGGTATGA
- a CDS encoding 4Fe-4S dicluster-binding protein produces MPWTREAAAQAGAARDARIMQRTRNEAWKKPPRRIEKSECITCDTCLRNCPPEFGAIFDRGLDVVIIPELCSGCPVCVLVCPVDCIYPDPQWTPTDDKLWDHIGLTTEDGHDTASRAG; encoded by the coding sequence ATGCCGTGGACACGAGAGGCCGCTGCCCAGGCAGGCGCCGCGCGGGACGCGCGGATCATGCAGCGCACCCGCAACGAGGCGTGGAAGAAGCCGCCACGCCGGATCGAGAAATCCGAGTGCATCACGTGCGACACCTGCCTGCGCAACTGCCCGCCCGAGTTCGGGGCCATCTTCGATCGGGGACTCGACGTCGTGATCATTCCCGAGCTGTGCTCCGGCTGCCCGGTCTGCGTGCTGGTCTGCCCGGTTGACTGCATCTACCCGGATCCGCAGTGGACACCAACCGACGACAAACTCTGGGATCACATCGGCCTGACCACGGAGGATGGGCATGACACTGCCAGTCGAGCCGGATAG
- a CDS encoding antibiotic biosynthesis monooxygenase family protein: protein MPFIDPENGYLTVINLFKTDTAERVDRLVGEMRAIVDTADYPGWISSTVHRGLAEPGTANFIQWRGKQDLESRYAGDEFKHRTVPVFHEITTFIRLLQTEVEASQRHPALGAVTEISPARDDYTVIEILGVAPADQDELISTLGAAHQWLVDVPGYRSQSLLRGIRARGVQGGGGGLTGVGEERDFVVVYSQWDGPEAFDAFRTRPAADQPAVRRRSLEKRNSLTTTTAWNTYRVVHTRSSAQPASA from the coding sequence ATGCCCTTCATCGACCCCGAAAACGGCTACCTGACGGTCATCAACCTGTTCAAGACCGATACCGCCGAGCGAGTGGATCGACTCGTCGGCGAGATGCGGGCGATCGTCGACACCGCGGACTACCCCGGTTGGATCTCCAGTACCGTGCATCGGGGCCTGGCGGAGCCGGGGACCGCCAACTTCATCCAGTGGCGCGGCAAACAGGACCTGGAGTCGCGGTACGCCGGCGACGAGTTCAAGCACCGTACGGTTCCGGTGTTCCACGAGATCACCACCTTCATTCGGTTGTTGCAGACCGAGGTGGAGGCGAGCCAGCGCCACCCCGCGCTCGGTGCGGTCACGGAGATCTCACCGGCTCGGGATGACTACACGGTGATTGAGATCCTCGGCGTGGCCCCCGCTGACCAGGACGAGTTGATCAGCACCCTGGGTGCGGCTCACCAGTGGTTGGTTGACGTACCGGGCTACCGCTCGCAGAGTTTGCTACGCGGCATTCGGGCGCGTGGTGTCCAGGGTGGCGGTGGTGGTCTGACCGGCGTCGGCGAGGAGCGGGACTTCGTGGTGGTCTACTCCCAGTGGGACGGCCCGGAGGCCTTCGACGCGTTTCGCACCCGACCCGCCGCCGACCAGCCGGCGGTCCGCCGTAGGTCGCTGGAGAAGCGGAACTCCCTCACGACCACCACCGCCTGGAACACCTATCGGGTTGTCCACACCCGGTCCAGCGCTCAGCCCGCGTCGGCCTGA